Within Dysgonomonas sp. HDW5A, the genomic segment AAAACAAGGTGATAAAACTTTAGTTAAAGCCCAGTATGAGGCAATGGAATTTCTTGAAGAGGGATTTTTTGCGTTTAAGAAAAAAGGAAAATGTGGCGTCATAACGAAAAGCGGAACTATTGTTATCCCGGATGCATACGATGGTGTAAAATCTTATGGCAATGGATTGTTTTTGGTGAAAGATGGAAAAGCTTGGGGATTAGTAGATCGAACCAATAAATTGGTGTTGCCTATAAGTTATACAAGTTTCAAATTTGTGAATGACCATCTTTGTGAAGTTAAATCTCAAGGAAAATTTGGTCTAATAAATAAATACGGGGAAATTGTTATTCCTGCTCAGTATGAAGGGGTAGCACCTTTTAATGATACATTTTTTTTAATCGAAAAGGGCGGTAAATCGGGACTTATTGATGACAATGGTAAGGTAGTTGTCGAAGCACAGTATGATGGCTTTGATAAAATCGCAGACAAGGATCTTTATAATGTACGATTGGGTAATAAGATTGGATTGATGACTGCCGAAGGGCAAGTTCTTTTAGATCCTGTATATGATAATATAGAAGATGATGCATGTATCGGCATGAAGTTAACCGAAAATGGGAAAATCGGATTTTATACTAAAACCCGTCGTCTTGTAGCTCCTGTATACTCAAGGGTGCTATTTTATCAACCCGAATTGGGATTGGTTGTAGTAGAAGAGGGTGGTAAGTTTGGTGTGGTAACTTCTCGTGGTACAGTTACTCCTTCAGCTTATGAGAATATAAGTCGTTTCTCTCCAAGAGGTATTGCCTTTGTTGAGAAATCGGGTAAATTGATGGCTATAAATTCCGAAGGTCGTGAGATGATTCTTCAGGAAATTATGGGTGCAGGTAATCAGCCTCCTCAGTAAATCTAAATATAGAATATAACAAAAGGTCATCTGAACGGATGACCTTTTGTGTTTTTATAATAATGAAGATTATGATCTGCTTATGTTTTCTTTGATCTTTTTCAGTAAATCCTCAGAGACGGGATATTCAAATTTTCGTGCAAAAAGGGCGTCAGATTTTAGTATATCATTGTAGTCATTGCAGTCTAAATTAGCCGGGAAATTTCCATTCCTCTCTTCCCAGATGATAAACCTCATATTGTTGTTTATGATATTCTCTTTTATGGGCGAATTAAGAAGAATGGTTTGAAAAAAAATCTCTTCGGAACAAAACGAATACTTGAATCTTTTTAAGAATCGAGGATGATTCTCCATGTATTGAAAAACATATTCTAAAGATTCTCTTTTTAGAGACCAATAGGTTGATCCTCCATGTAATGGGGGGAAGTCTTTGCTAAAGCTCCTTTTGAATCCGATTTTTTTCTGAAGTTTAGAAAATCCTTTGATTAGTCTTTCATTTAACCCCGTTCTTCCATCTATCAGATCATATATGTTATACCTTGACAATCTATCCATCCCATCCTCGGGCCAAGCAGGGTAGGGAAGCGGGAAATATTCCATAAAATCCTTATCTCGGTTTGTTTCCATAAAATC encodes:
- a CDS encoding WG repeat-containing protein → MKTIAFLLTVFLSVSSVAYAQKAEIYQNKDKFGIKQGDKTLVKAQYEAMEFLEEGFFAFKKKGKCGVITKSGTIVIPDAYDGVKSYGNGLFLVKDGKAWGLVDRTNKLVLPISYTSFKFVNDHLCEVKSQGKFGLINKYGEIVIPAQYEGVAPFNDTFFLIEKGGKSGLIDDNGKVVVEAQYDGFDKIADKDLYNVRLGNKIGLMTAEGQVLLDPVYDNIEDDACIGMKLTENGKIGFYTKTRRLVAPVYSRVLFYQPELGLVVVEEGGKFGVVTSRGTVTPSAYENISRFSPRGIAFVEKSGKLMAINSEGREMILQEIMGAGNQPPQ
- a CDS encoding beta-1,6-N-acetylglucosaminyltransferase: MQAILITAYKNYNHLEDLVNFFDDKFNIYIHIDRKSSISKNDIQKLSSKERVQYVSQTYKINWGGINHLRAILELAEKAIGDSANKHFHLITGHDYPIVSRDRLNDFMETNRDKDFMEYFPLPYPAWPEDGMDRLSRYNIYDLIDGRTGLNERLIKGFSKLQKKIGFKRSFSKDFPPLHGGSTYWSLKRESLEYVFQYMENHPRFLKRFKYSFCSEEIFFQTILLNSPIKENIINNNMRFIIWEERNGNFPANLDCNDYNDILKSDALFARKFEYPVSEDLLKKIKENISRS